A single window of Marinobacter sp. LA51 DNA harbors:
- a CDS encoding DNA-J related domain-containing protein has protein sequence MTAQADSDGYYDEGFLGQHIQHLLVAVEHELRHAPDGISELALIKALQRPPWQLIGEVSYHDPEKLYPVHFLLFHTLYRLRDQLVESGESLKISPLGIRLTLEEVVGGRGLPDEPDQLRAFYLDLSQYRMPEDAIQQMMDDFWSGRPISGPNSDEVLAAAQELGFDEVPRDFPEVKQRFRRAVMQAHPDRGGDTQGIQVLNEAFSVLKAHFSSPGQ, from the coding sequence ATGACTGCCCAGGCGGACAGTGACGGCTACTATGATGAAGGCTTTCTGGGCCAACACATTCAACATCTGTTGGTAGCCGTTGAGCACGAGTTGCGCCACGCCCCCGACGGCATCAGTGAACTGGCGCTGATCAAGGCCCTACAGCGCCCGCCCTGGCAGCTGATTGGTGAAGTCAGTTACCACGATCCGGAGAAGCTGTATCCGGTTCATTTCCTGCTGTTCCATACCCTGTATCGGCTCCGGGATCAGTTGGTGGAATCCGGTGAAAGCCTGAAGATATCGCCGCTAGGCATCCGCCTAACCCTGGAAGAGGTTGTCGGAGGTCGCGGGTTGCCTGACGAACCGGACCAGCTCAGGGCGTTCTATCTCGACCTGTCCCAGTACCGAATGCCGGAAGATGCGATTCAGCAGATGATGGATGATTTCTGGTCAGGTCGGCCAATCTCCGGGCCGAACTCGGATGAGGTTCTCGCAGCCGCGCAGGAGCTGGGGTTTGATGAGGTGCCCAGAGATTTTCCGGAGGTAAAACAACGCTTCCGGCGTGCGGTCATGCAGGCGCATCCTGACCGCGGCGGAGATACCCAGGGCATCCAGGTACTGAACGAAGCGTTCTCAGTGCTCAAGGCCCATTTCAGCAGCCCTGGACAGTAG
- a CDS encoding polysaccharide deacetylase family protein encodes MVRRTLLTFALSSVAFPALADLVVLQYHHVSDSTPSSTSTSVSLFEAQMEMIADLELDVVPLQAGTERALAGAGKSEQNQLAITFDDAYDSVYSTAAPMLSSMDYPYTIFVNTEAVGRHGYMTWEQLAELEQRDGVTIANHSADHGHLARKPGETAEQWNSRIDQSLDAAQATLEEKLGTEAPLFAYPYGEFDAALEEKLADRDWYGYGQQSGPIGESSGETRLPRFPMANAYGQLNGLPDKLQSKAFPVAADELPGGVMTDNPPLLSFRLPDSMEASRLTCFASGQGRIDINVEDGEVRVQAPGAFNSRRLRYNCTYPAGGGQFYWLSHQWLDPQQPED; translated from the coding sequence ATGGTAAGACGAACACTGCTGACCTTTGCATTGAGCTCCGTTGCATTTCCGGCCCTCGCCGATCTGGTGGTGCTGCAGTATCACCACGTTAGCGATTCCACGCCGTCTTCGACCAGTACCTCGGTGTCGCTGTTCGAGGCACAGATGGAGATGATTGCGGACCTGGAGCTGGACGTGGTGCCCTTGCAGGCGGGGACCGAGCGGGCACTGGCTGGGGCAGGAAAAAGCGAGCAGAACCAGTTGGCCATTACCTTTGACGACGCCTATGACTCGGTCTATTCCACGGCCGCGCCGATGCTCTCGTCCATGGACTACCCATACACCATTTTTGTTAACACCGAAGCCGTTGGTCGCCACGGTTACATGACTTGGGAACAACTGGCCGAGCTGGAACAGCGGGACGGCGTCACCATTGCCAACCACAGTGCCGACCATGGCCACCTGGCCCGAAAGCCCGGCGAGACCGCTGAGCAATGGAATAGCAGAATCGACCAAAGCCTCGACGCTGCCCAGGCCACTCTTGAGGAAAAACTTGGAACCGAAGCGCCGCTGTTTGCCTACCCCTATGGTGAGTTTGATGCCGCCCTGGAGGAAAAACTGGCTGACCGGGATTGGTACGGCTACGGGCAGCAATCGGGCCCTATAGGAGAGAGCTCTGGCGAAACCCGTTTGCCCCGGTTCCCGATGGCCAACGCCTACGGTCAGCTCAATGGCCTGCCGGACAAACTGCAGAGCAAGGCCTTTCCAGTGGCTGCGGACGAACTGCCAGGTGGCGTGATGACCGACAATCCGCCCCTACTGAGCTTCAGGCTGCCCGATTCCATGGAAGCATCCAGGCTCACCTGCTTTGCATCCGGCCAGGGCCGTATCGACATTAACGTGGAGGATGGTGAGGTTCGGGTACAGGCACCGGGTGCCTTCAACAGCCGGCGCCTGCGCTACAACTGCACCTATCCCGCGGGCGGCGGTCAGTTTTATTGGCTGTCACACCAGTGGCTTGATCCCCAGCAGCCCGAAGACTGA
- a CDS encoding MalM family protein produces the protein MLGGCQLGGSTVSEREGYYTWVDEQGRVRYSPIVATSDQTPAKESAPDSAGAGQPKTAESNAAAAPAEDAGGTVSSASEETEFTLENYPDANELAKDGYVRPGERQPYFTWRDAQGNVRVSYFQPDTRSDVEKGFIAPPIELTPASVYHSGPDIEPVQTDNQEGLDAYAVLGIEGGGDYFERFREFCCLGLETRDAVQWQQGREFGVNVTELSPTHNFLTGISPYQLVDLDSVAQGPDFIMRIRSYAQNGVFVPSLAFLDRNFEPVRLVTDLVTPYEPETWSRRGFLEAWVPVFPGLGERWVVLYTRSADLAGQTVIETGAGRKPKVIPHVTEGEVGLKMVEQD, from the coding sequence GTGCTTGGCGGTTGCCAGCTGGGTGGTTCCACCGTCTCTGAACGGGAGGGCTATTACACCTGGGTGGACGAGCAGGGGCGGGTGCGTTATTCGCCGATCGTTGCCACTTCCGACCAGACACCGGCCAAGGAATCAGCTCCGGATTCCGCTGGTGCTGGACAGCCAAAAACGGCTGAGTCCAATGCCGCTGCAGCGCCCGCCGAGGACGCAGGGGGCACTGTCTCGTCAGCGAGCGAGGAGACTGAGTTCACCCTGGAGAATTATCCAGACGCCAACGAACTGGCGAAAGACGGCTATGTCCGCCCGGGCGAACGCCAACCCTATTTCACCTGGCGTGACGCCCAGGGCAATGTCCGGGTGAGTTACTTTCAACCGGATACCCGCAGTGATGTCGAAAAGGGCTTCATCGCTCCGCCAATTGAACTCACTCCGGCCAGCGTCTACCACAGCGGACCCGATATTGAACCAGTCCAGACGGATAATCAGGAGGGGCTCGACGCATACGCCGTCCTCGGTATTGAAGGCGGCGGTGACTATTTCGAACGATTTCGTGAGTTCTGCTGTCTGGGCCTGGAGACTCGGGACGCGGTGCAATGGCAGCAGGGGCGGGAGTTCGGGGTCAATGTTACCGAGCTGTCGCCAACCCACAATTTTCTGACCGGAATCAGCCCTTATCAGTTGGTTGACCTGGACAGTGTGGCGCAGGGGCCGGATTTCATCATGAGAATACGGTCCTACGCCCAGAACGGCGTCTTCGTACCTTCATTGGCGTTTCTGGACCGGAACTTTGAACCCGTACGGCTGGTTACCGATCTCGTTACCCCCTATGAGCCAGAGACCTGGAGTCGACGGGGTTTTCTTGAGGCCTGGGTGCCGGTTTTTCCCGGCCTAGGCGAGCGTTGGGTAGTGCTCTATACCCGCAGCGCAGACCTTGCCGGTCAAACCGTGATTGAGACCGGCGCTGGCAGAAAACCGAAGGTCATACCCCACGTCACCGAAGGCGAGGTGGGGCTCAAGATGGTGGAGCAAGACTGA
- a CDS encoding OmpP1/FadL family transporter, whose product MGHISHKRQILAALIASTIACGAEAQLAQNLTIHPKALALGNAVTADPPGIMAIHYNPAGLTKLDGRQLEVTLMNVYLDIDADFHAPDGYEIFGIDGLETDPLTGRQRDPVANTHSHTNNVALYVPGYGILRAPPGPAVAPSAGISINPPGSKLTFGNAFYLPLAAGFYRDKDDPGRYQPQATALQRTTYLSPTVGYEINDHWSVGAGIHLSHMGIAADQYMRAPNMLLGVAEILQGAFNCESGDEPLQPWLALCGGNIGPWDDIGALSINVQETLSPTYALGVMWEPTDWFRWGASYTSEADMNLKGSFEIEYTDDWSGFWQGLNGSVLGAITSAILSLPSGAPREAGNVSMNLVYPQHFQTGISVDVHPKLTLNADIGWTDYAQWDAFVFRFDRNLEFLNAAKILSPDNATSNTLRLPLGFKSQWNWAFGAEFHASSRLDLRAGVEIRDSVIPDDQRSIMAPFGGANLYSIGMGYRWDKDTEIDLNLSYLQSIETVPANTSCNLNCDNITNIIYNPYAGLDVKTSLRVVLAGLSFRTKF is encoded by the coding sequence ATGGGACACATAAGCCACAAAAGGCAGATTCTCGCGGCGTTGATTGCCTCGACCATCGCGTGTGGTGCCGAGGCCCAGCTCGCACAGAATCTCACTATCCACCCCAAGGCACTGGCGTTGGGTAATGCGGTGACGGCGGATCCGCCAGGTATCATGGCGATTCATTACAACCCGGCGGGACTCACCAAGCTGGACGGGCGTCAGCTGGAAGTCACCCTGATGAACGTGTATCTGGATATCGATGCCGATTTCCACGCGCCGGATGGCTATGAGATTTTCGGTATTGATGGCTTGGAAACGGATCCGCTGACGGGCAGACAGAGAGATCCGGTCGCCAATACCCACAGTCACACCAATAACGTCGCCCTGTATGTGCCCGGTTACGGCATACTGCGGGCGCCACCAGGACCTGCGGTTGCCCCCTCGGCGGGTATCAGTATCAACCCGCCTGGCTCCAAACTGACCTTTGGCAATGCCTTCTATCTGCCTCTGGCGGCCGGGTTTTACCGCGACAAGGACGACCCGGGCCGGTATCAGCCGCAGGCGACGGCGCTGCAGCGTACTACCTACCTGTCACCCACAGTTGGCTACGAAATCAACGATCACTGGTCCGTGGGGGCGGGTATCCATTTGTCCCACATGGGGATCGCAGCAGATCAGTACATGCGGGCACCCAACATGTTGCTGGGGGTGGCCGAGATACTGCAGGGCGCCTTCAACTGCGAGAGCGGAGATGAGCCACTGCAGCCCTGGCTGGCCCTGTGTGGCGGTAACATCGGTCCTTGGGATGACATCGGAGCTTTGAGTATCAATGTCCAGGAAACCCTGTCGCCCACCTATGCCCTGGGTGTGATGTGGGAGCCCACGGACTGGTTCCGCTGGGGCGCCAGTTACACCTCCGAAGCCGACATGAACCTCAAGGGCTCCTTTGAAATCGAGTACACCGACGACTGGTCGGGGTTTTGGCAAGGACTCAATGGCTCGGTGCTGGGTGCCATCACTTCGGCCATTCTCAGCTTGCCATCCGGCGCGCCCCGGGAAGCCGGTAATGTCAGCATGAATCTGGTGTACCCCCAGCATTTCCAGACTGGCATCAGTGTGGATGTACACCCGAAACTGACACTCAATGCGGACATTGGCTGGACCGACTACGCCCAGTGGGATGCGTTTGTGTTCCGGTTCGACCGTAATCTGGAATTCCTGAACGCCGCCAAAATTCTTTCTCCGGATAACGCCACATCAAACACCCTGCGCCTGCCCCTGGGTTTCAAAAGCCAGTGGAATTGGGCCTTTGGCGCCGAGTTTCATGCGTCTTCGCGGTTGGATCTGAGGGCGGGGGTGGAAATACGTGACTCCGTCATCCCTGACGATCAGCGCTCCATCATGGCTCCGTTTGGTGGTGCCAACCTCTACAGCATCGGGATGGGGTATCGCTGGGATAAAGACACCGAGATTGACCTGAACCTGAGCTATTTGCAGTCGATTGAAACCGTTCCTGCGAACACCAGTTGTAATCTAAACTGTGACAATATCACCAACATCATCTACAACCCTTATGCGGGGCTCGACGTGAAAACCTCGCTTCGGGTCGTATTGGCCGGCCTGAGTTTTCGGACCAAATTCTGA
- a CDS encoding transporter: MNRWFARGVILVSTAGLLPGMALAQEGNVDQAREALAKQEGDEDSSRQLEEVFQAAEKNYSLQKKGTHSLTYSFDYSYTADQRIDLSISDNSVENLDVVPSATHNFTNAFSYDYGLLDNLTVGTRVPLVVKYDSQDELTVYDFGDISFTGRWQPFAYVPGKMSTTLFSTFTSKTGVSPYEIDIKEQLSTGSGYYSLSGGLSLSKVLDPVVVFGSTSLTYNFEVDGLDQVRGARRLVKVSPGFGLSGSAGFAYSLSYDISLSISAQLSYNDETILTFSNGDEAVAQDQMTGFLSMSLGTRVSDTTIVNTSLGIGLTEDAPDFSLGVSLPINFSGLKE, from the coding sequence ATGAATCGTTGGTTTGCGCGAGGCGTTATCCTTGTTTCCACGGCAGGACTGCTTCCGGGCATGGCCCTGGCGCAGGAAGGAAATGTGGACCAGGCGCGGGAAGCCCTGGCCAAGCAGGAGGGCGATGAGGATTCATCCCGCCAGTTGGAGGAGGTGTTCCAGGCTGCGGAGAAGAATTATTCGCTGCAGAAGAAAGGGACTCACTCCCTGACCTATTCGTTTGATTACTCCTATACCGCTGATCAGCGTATTGATTTGAGCATTTCGGACAACTCGGTGGAGAATCTGGATGTGGTTCCCTCGGCCACTCACAACTTCACCAATGCCTTTTCCTACGACTACGGTCTTCTGGACAACCTGACCGTTGGTACCCGTGTTCCTTTGGTAGTGAAATACGACTCTCAGGATGAGCTCACTGTGTACGACTTCGGTGATATCTCCTTTACCGGGCGCTGGCAGCCGTTTGCCTATGTACCGGGTAAGATGTCCACCACGCTGTTCAGCACCTTCACTTCCAAGACCGGCGTAAGCCCCTATGAAATTGATATCAAGGAGCAGTTGTCCACCGGTAGTGGTTATTACTCGCTGTCTGGTGGCCTGAGTCTCTCCAAGGTGCTGGATCCGGTGGTGGTGTTTGGCTCTACGAGCCTGACCTACAACTTTGAGGTCGACGGTCTGGACCAGGTTCGTGGCGCCCGGCGGCTAGTCAAGGTGAGTCCCGGTTTTGGCCTGTCGGGTTCGGCCGGTTTTGCCTACTCCCTGTCTTACGACATCTCCCTCAGTATCTCTGCCCAGCTGAGCTACAACGATGAAACGATACTGACCTTCAGCAACGGTGACGAGGCGGTGGCCCAGGACCAGATGACCGGCTTCCTGAGTATGTCGCTGGGCACCCGGGTCAGTGACACCACCATTGTGAATACCAGCCTTGGTATCGGTTTGACCGAGGATGCCCCGGACTTCTCCCTGGGTGTATCCCTGCCCATTAATTTCTCCGGCCTCAAAGAGTGA
- a CDS encoding C39 family peptidase yields the protein MLLVLAGSILTFTMVQEATVVEPFEKGSVVIEQDVDSGPVLLRFDTRVEPLVEQKYRNIVRQAYDYSCGSAALTTVLNFYLGRSLSERQVMEGLLHYGESERIVERRAFSMLDMKRLVTALGYPSGGFRASIDDLKDLDHPAIVPINHAGFKHFVVLRTIRDGRVYLADPSVGNISFLLSEFEDKWDDNVLFIVFPGSDKPLDNLELKEEDLRFVDDQTMTLLALERIPAFHEATERRIQNLLERQKNNPDGSVENTRKQLHYRRN from the coding sequence ATGCTGCTGGTGCTCGCCGGATCCATTCTTACATTCACCATGGTGCAGGAAGCCACCGTGGTGGAGCCGTTTGAAAAGGGCAGCGTTGTTATCGAACAGGACGTGGACTCAGGGCCGGTGTTGCTGCGTTTCGATACCCGGGTAGAGCCGTTGGTTGAGCAGAAGTACCGGAACATCGTTCGGCAGGCCTACGACTACAGCTGCGGCAGTGCCGCACTCACCACGGTGCTCAATTTCTACCTCGGGCGAAGCCTGTCAGAGCGACAGGTGATGGAGGGGCTGCTCCATTACGGAGAAAGCGAACGCATTGTTGAGCGCCGTGCCTTTTCGATGCTGGATATGAAGCGTCTCGTTACCGCTCTGGGGTACCCCTCTGGCGGCTTCCGGGCATCGATCGACGACCTGAAGGATCTGGACCACCCCGCCATCGTTCCAATCAATCATGCCGGTTTCAAGCATTTTGTGGTGCTGCGAACGATCCGGGATGGCCGGGTGTACCTGGCCGATCCGTCGGTGGGGAATATTTCCTTCCTGTTGTCGGAGTTTGAGGACAAATGGGACGACAACGTGCTGTTCATTGTCTTCCCGGGCAGTGACAAGCCACTGGATAACCTCGAACTGAAAGAGGAAGACCTGCGTTTCGTTGACGACCAGACCATGACCCTGCTGGCACTGGAACGAATTCCAGCGTTCCACGAGGCAACCGAAAGACGAATCCAGAACTTGCTGGAACGCCAGAAAAACAATCCCGACGGCAGTGTCGAGAACACAAGAAAACAGCTGCACTACCGTCGCAACTAA
- the malT gene encoding HTH-type transcriptional regulator MalT, with the protein MTTTLNPGLTTFIAAKNAPPQAPTALLPREAFNDFLQDLGPVKLLLVHAPAGYGKTTTVAERLEALELNSAWYRLEASDNDPTRFGSYLANALNLTTAGGCQNTLQTLRDTGFESLEALVTSLLTELVPGEKPLFLVLDDYHLITNQEIHEAIRFLLRHLPVNQHLVLVSRTLPPIGVAQLRMQGLLVEITSRDLAFGADEAQAYLENRLPFELSRESIERAVRRVEGWISALQLLSTTAPTSQDFNDFVDQLEYGNQHVFDYFDELVGQDLSDQQRTFLLRTSILDRFNAGMVMRVMDDTDGQSLLSSLLSMGLFIAPVDPSALWFRYHPLFSVYLRHLLTCTTRENQRDLHQRATDAWLELDDAEEAAKHAVAAEDPERINRVLSLHGRKFFTEGQFILLQRCLDALSQDQIAQDPTLTLLRAWVAQGQYKFDEVENWLSAAENRLQASMSEDTQKAVHGEFSAIRAQVAMNYGDGDRALTLAREAIEQEARFLPTSRVAAASVIGEALFVRGELEEALARMHDTEHLARAHQAHQNVLWALCQQSEISVAMGLLQKAYNIQERAFQYAEENHLNHLPILEFLFRIRSQIMWEWHHLESAERCALQGIEILEAQGERWYVQSYTSLAKVAHARGRQSLCADYIGKIQKMLAAGDYHLDWVANAHATMLSYWDAVRDQDAIQRWLTVAPPCDPDMATNHFHQCNGRNRARALMSLGRLQEAKPLLESLTRVAEHYGLKTDQNRNHIGLAYLHWQLEDREQALEQMTLALQQASTTGAVGSFLRLGKVLIVILKALINEEAVDGMELQRAERLIQLAQQQRDFSRAIRISLDEAIIQDIIDRPDVPELIRTSPLTRREWQILSLIHAGLSNDQIAEHLKVASTTVKTHIRSLYQKQNISHRSAAIELAKDLLSKIQGD; encoded by the coding sequence ATGACAACAACTCTTAATCCGGGACTGACTACCTTTATCGCGGCCAAGAACGCGCCCCCCCAGGCACCCACTGCACTTTTGCCAAGGGAAGCATTTAACGATTTCCTGCAGGATCTGGGGCCGGTCAAATTGCTGCTGGTGCATGCACCAGCTGGTTATGGAAAGACCACTACAGTAGCCGAGCGACTTGAGGCTCTGGAGCTGAACTCCGCCTGGTACAGGCTTGAGGCCAGCGATAACGACCCGACCCGCTTCGGCAGTTATCTAGCTAATGCCCTGAATCTGACCACCGCGGGCGGCTGCCAGAATACGCTCCAGACCCTGAGGGACACCGGATTCGAGAGTCTCGAAGCACTGGTTACCAGCCTGCTGACGGAGCTGGTTCCGGGGGAAAAACCCTTATTCCTGGTGCTGGACGACTACCACCTGATTACTAACCAGGAAATCCATGAAGCAATTCGCTTTCTGCTGAGGCATCTACCGGTTAACCAGCACCTGGTGCTGGTGAGCCGAACCCTGCCGCCCATCGGCGTGGCCCAGCTCCGGATGCAAGGACTGCTCGTCGAAATCACCAGCCGGGACCTCGCCTTCGGTGCCGACGAAGCACAGGCATACCTGGAGAATCGCCTTCCATTTGAACTGTCTCGCGAAAGCATTGAGCGCGCAGTGCGGAGGGTTGAAGGCTGGATTTCAGCGCTGCAGCTGTTATCGACCACAGCCCCCACCAGTCAGGATTTCAATGACTTCGTGGATCAACTGGAATATGGCAACCAGCACGTTTTCGACTATTTCGACGAACTCGTCGGCCAGGATCTGAGCGACCAGCAGCGTACTTTCCTGTTGCGAACCAGCATCCTTGACCGGTTTAACGCCGGCATGGTGATGCGGGTGATGGATGACACCGATGGCCAGTCGCTGCTCAGCAGCCTGCTTTCCATGGGCCTGTTCATTGCGCCGGTCGATCCCTCTGCGCTCTGGTTCCGCTACCATCCGCTATTCTCGGTGTACCTGCGTCACTTGCTGACCTGCACCACCCGGGAAAACCAGCGCGATCTGCACCAGCGGGCCACGGATGCCTGGCTGGAATTGGACGACGCCGAAGAGGCTGCCAAGCACGCCGTGGCGGCAGAGGATCCCGAGCGGATTAACCGCGTACTCAGCCTGCACGGCCGCAAGTTTTTCACCGAGGGCCAGTTCATTCTGCTGCAGCGCTGTCTTGATGCCCTGTCCCAGGACCAGATTGCCCAAGACCCGACCCTGACCCTGCTGCGGGCCTGGGTCGCGCAAGGTCAGTACAAGTTTGATGAAGTGGAAAACTGGTTGTCTGCGGCCGAAAACCGGCTGCAAGCGTCCATGAGCGAAGACACACAAAAAGCCGTACACGGTGAGTTCAGCGCCATACGCGCCCAGGTCGCTATGAATTATGGTGACGGTGACCGGGCCTTGACCCTGGCCCGGGAGGCAATCGAACAGGAAGCGCGATTCCTACCAACATCCCGGGTTGCGGCTGCATCGGTGATTGGCGAAGCCCTGTTTGTACGGGGGGAGCTGGAGGAAGCCCTGGCCCGAATGCATGACACCGAGCATTTGGCCCGCGCTCACCAAGCCCACCAGAATGTCCTTTGGGCGCTTTGCCAGCAAAGTGAGATCAGTGTCGCCATGGGCCTGCTGCAAAAGGCCTATAACATCCAGGAGCGGGCTTTCCAGTACGCCGAGGAAAACCACCTCAACCACCTGCCGATACTCGAGTTCCTGTTCCGGATCCGAAGCCAGATCATGTGGGAGTGGCACCACCTTGAGAGCGCCGAGCGTTGTGCCCTGCAGGGTATTGAGATTCTCGAAGCCCAGGGCGAGCGCTGGTACGTGCAGAGCTACACGTCGCTGGCCAAAGTGGCTCACGCCCGTGGCCGCCAAAGCCTGTGCGCCGATTACATCGGCAAGATTCAGAAGATGCTGGCCGCGGGCGACTACCATCTGGACTGGGTCGCCAACGCCCACGCCACCATGCTGTCGTACTGGGATGCAGTCAGGGATCAGGATGCCATTCAGCGCTGGTTAACCGTGGCGCCGCCCTGTGATCCCGACATGGCCACCAACCATTTTCATCAGTGCAACGGTCGTAACCGGGCCCGGGCCCTGATGAGCCTGGGGCGCCTGCAAGAAGCGAAGCCACTGCTGGAATCCCTGACCAGGGTAGCCGAACACTATGGTCTGAAAACCGACCAGAACCGCAATCACATCGGTCTCGCTTACCTGCACTGGCAGCTGGAGGACCGCGAGCAAGCCCTGGAACAAATGACACTGGCACTCCAGCAGGCCAGCACCACCGGCGCCGTGGGGAGCTTCCTCCGGCTTGGTAAGGTCCTGATTGTTATCCTGAAAGCGCTGATCAACGAAGAAGCCGTTGACGGCATGGAACTGCAGCGGGCGGAACGGCTCATTCAGCTGGCCCAACAGCAACGGGACTTCAGCCGCGCCATCCGGATTTCATTGGACGAGGCCATCATTCAGGACATCATCGACCGACCAGACGTACCCGAGCTGATCCGCACCTCGCCCCTAACCCGAAGGGAGTGGCAGATCCTGAGTCTGATTCACGCCGGGCTTTCCAACGATCAGATTGCCGAACACCTGAAAGTGGCCTCCACCACGGTGAAAACTCACATTCGTAGCCTGTATCAGAAACAGAATATCAGCCATCGGTCTGCAGCAATCGAACTGGCCAAGGATTTGCTCAGCAAGATTCAGGGGGATTAA
- a CDS encoding N-acyl-D-amino-acid deacylase family protein: MTRYDTLILGGRYFDGTGGPSSISHIAIRDGRVERVFNSEPDLSLADRVIDAEGCWVMPGFLDTHTHYDAELIVSPSLSESVRHGVTTVLIGSCSLSMVCSDAEDASDIFTRVETVPREKVLPILQQHKSWRTPSGWLSFIRQQPLGPNLISFLGHSDLRVGVMGLNRATDRKVTPTAEEMGRMEQLLAEALQLGFLGLSTMCLKWDKVDGDREWSKSLPSTYARWREVSRLNRLLRRYGRVHQGAPNAANPLQVTQYLRETLGWFRKPLKTTLIAMIDLKGNPTVRPMANLVAWIANALRGNFRWQLLPTPFAIYADGMDVVLFEEFGAGEMALDVRDQLERNELLQDESYRRTFRKFYRDKLSPRVWQRDFGDATILGCPDQSLVGRNFSELAAERGVHVVDFFLDTVVAHGRALRWFTVIGNHREDRLREMVKNPHALITFSDAGAHIRNMAFYNLPLRFLKLVQDSHQQGNPVMSLERAVHRLTGEQANWLGIDAGHIREGDRADITIIDPKGLDQDLEQVGWAEMENFGLERMVNRVPGCVKHVLINGRAAVTDGTLTPELGKEMGFGQFLPATTATGQ; encoded by the coding sequence ATGACGCGTTACGACACGCTTATCCTCGGCGGACGCTATTTTGACGGTACCGGCGGGCCTTCCAGTATCTCCCACATTGCCATTCGAGACGGCCGGGTCGAGCGGGTATTCAATTCAGAACCCGATCTCAGCCTGGCAGACCGTGTGATTGATGCGGAGGGCTGTTGGGTGATGCCAGGGTTCCTGGATACCCATACCCATTACGACGCCGAACTGATTGTTTCGCCCTCGCTGTCCGAATCCGTGCGCCATGGCGTTACCACGGTGCTGATTGGCAGCTGCTCTCTGAGCATGGTCTGTTCGGACGCTGAAGACGCCTCGGATATCTTCACCCGGGTGGAGACCGTGCCGAGGGAGAAAGTATTGCCCATTCTCCAACAGCATAAGAGCTGGCGCACGCCCTCGGGCTGGTTGAGCTTTATCCGGCAACAGCCACTCGGACCCAATCTCATCAGCTTCCTTGGCCACAGCGATCTGCGAGTAGGGGTGATGGGACTCAACCGCGCCACGGATCGCAAGGTAACCCCAACGGCAGAGGAAATGGGGCGGATGGAGCAGCTGCTGGCGGAAGCCTTGCAGTTGGGCTTTCTGGGCCTGTCGACCATGTGCCTGAAATGGGACAAGGTCGATGGTGACCGGGAATGGTCCAAGAGTTTGCCCAGTACCTACGCCCGTTGGCGTGAGGTCAGTCGGCTGAACCGGCTATTGCGTCGTTATGGCAGGGTGCATCAAGGCGCCCCTAATGCTGCCAATCCGCTCCAGGTCACCCAGTATCTCCGGGAGACCCTGGGCTGGTTTCGCAAGCCGCTGAAAACCACGTTGATCGCGATGATCGACCTGAAGGGCAACCCCACGGTTCGGCCCATGGCCAACCTGGTGGCCTGGATTGCCAACGCACTTCGCGGCAATTTTCGCTGGCAGCTCCTACCAACGCCTTTTGCCATCTATGCCGATGGCATGGACGTTGTGCTGTTCGAGGAGTTTGGCGCCGGCGAGATGGCGCTGGACGTGCGCGATCAGCTGGAACGCAATGAACTGTTGCAGGACGAGAGCTATCGCCGCACCTTCCGAAAATTCTACCGGGACAAATTGTCGCCCCGGGTTTGGCAACGGGATTTCGGCGACGCGACCATTCTTGGCTGCCCGGACCAAAGCCTCGTCGGACGTAATTTTTCCGAACTCGCCGCCGAGCGAGGGGTTCACGTGGTGGATTTTTTCTTGGATACCGTGGTGGCCCACGGCCGGGCTTTGCGCTGGTTTACGGTAATCGGCAATCATCGCGAGGATCGGCTCAGGGAAATGGTCAAAAACCCCCATGCACTGATCACCTTCTCGGATGCCGGTGCTCATATTCGCAACATGGCGTTTTACAACCTGCCATTGCGATTTCTGAAACTGGTGCAGGACAGTCATCAGCAGGGCAATCCGGTGATGTCATTGGAGCGGGCGGTGCATCGCCTAACCGGTGAGCAGGCGAATTGGCTGGGGATTGATGCCGGTCATATCCGGGAAGGGGATCGGGCCGATATCACCATCATTGACCCAAAGGGCTTGGACCAGGATCTGGAACAGGTGGGCTGGGCCGAGATGGAAAACTTCGGCCTGGAGCGCATGGTCAATCGGGTGCCAGGCTGCGTGAAACACGTGCTGATCAATGGCCGCGCGGCAGTAACTGATGGAACACTTACACCGGAGCTGGGCAAGGAAATGGGCTTTGGTCAATTCCTGCCGGCAACCACAGCTACCGGACAGTAG